From a single Deltaproteobacteria bacterium genomic region:
- a CDS encoding type Z 30S ribosomal protein S14 has translation MAKTSLMIKASRTPKFKVRSYNRCPLCGRPRGFIRKFGICRICFRLMALKGDIPGVVKSSW, from the coding sequence TTGGCCAAGACGTCTTTAATGATCAAAGCCAGCCGGACGCCAAAGTTCAAGGTCCGATCTTATAATCGATGTCCCTTATGTGGACGTCCCAGGGGCTTTATTAGAAAATTCGGAATTTGCCGTATCTGTTTCCGGCTGATGGCCCTCAAAGGGGATATCCCCGGTGTAGTGAAATCCAGTTGGTAG